From the genome of Leptospirales bacterium:
AGGGCCTCTGGAATTGTGTCTGCGCCTGCTTCCTCACTCAGCCAATTGATCGGCAATACTCCTCTGGTTGAATTGCGCAGTATATCGCCAAAGAACTCGGTTAAAATTTACGGCAAGCTGGAAGGCAACAATCCGGCTGGCAGCGTCAAAGATCGCCCGGCGCTCTGGATGATTCAGGAGGCGGAAAAGCGCGGCGAACTCAAGCCTGGGATGAAGATCATCGAGGCCACCAGCGGGAACACTGGAATTGCCCTGGCCATGATTGCTTCAGTGAAGGGCTATCCAATCGAACTGGTGATGCCCGACGGCTCCACGCGCGAACGCACGCTGGCAATGCAGGCCTACGGGGCCCAGGTTACGTTAACGCCGGCGGCTGCTTCGATGGAAGGGGCCATAGACTACGCCCATGAGAAATTTGCACGGGGCGGCTACTGGATGCCAAATCAGTTCGCCAATCCGGACAACTATCGGGCGCACTACAGCACAACCGGTCCGGAAATATGGCGCGATACGGAAGGAAAAATCACGCACTTTGTCTCTTCCATGGGAACCACCGGCACCATCATGGGCGTATCACGCTACATGAAGGAAACAGCGCCGCAGGTTCAGATCGTCGGCGTGCAGCCTACAGATGGTTCGAAGATTCCGGGTATCCGCCGCTGGCCAAAAGAATACCTCCCAAAAATATTCGAACCGGCCCGGGTCGATCGACTGATGGACATTGATCAACGGGATGCAGAGCGCATGACGCGACGTCTGGCCCGCGACGAAGGCGTTTTTTGCGGCATGAGCGCCGGCGGCGCCGTAGCTGTCGCCGAGCGATTGGCTGCTGAATTGGAGCACGGTTTGCTGGTCACAATCATTTGCGATCGCGGCGATCGCTATCTTTCCTCCGATCTTTTCGAAGAGAAGGATACTTGAGTATGGCCGGCGGAGAAATGCAGGTAGAACTACAGCGCGTTGGCGAGTCTCTGTTTGAGGCGCGCGCCGGCAGCGGCGGCGTGGCCCGCATTGATGGTCCTGCCGACCTGGGCGGCGCCGGCGGCGGAATGCGGCCGATGGAGATGTTTCTGGCCAGTCTGGCTTCCTGCAGCGCCATGGATGTAATCCACATTCTAAAAAAACAGCGCCAGACCCTGGCCGATTTGCGGATCAAAGTGCATGGCGTCCGGCGCGACGCTACGCCGGCCACCTACAAGTCAATTGAACTTGTTTTTCAAGCCTCCGGCGATGTGCAGTTGGATCGCTTGCAGCAGGCAGTACAGCTTTCCGTTGAAAAGTACTGTAGCGTGCTGGCCATGCTGAAGGGCGAAGTGCACGTCGCTTATCGCAGCGAGCTTCTGTCCGAAGCCTGAACTACAGTGGATCGCAGTCCAGCACCAGCTTGACGCTTTCTTCAAGGAGCGCGTCCGCCGCCTGCTTCCAGGAAACGCGCCGGGTGGTCACCTCCTGCGGCTGCAGCGCGCCCTTCTCAATCAATGCCAGGGCCTGCGGGATGATTTCACGCGAACTGACGCGACCGATGTTCAACTGCACGCTCTTGTTGTACATTTCGAGGTAAGGGAGCGGCAGGTCATTCTGAAAGAAGATCGAGACTGGAGTCAACGATCCGCCGGGCGCAACCGCGCGTACTGCCTCCGGGAAACGCTCTGCATTGCCAGTGGCTTCCACAACGATGTCCGCCTGCGGGTGTGTACCCTGAAATTCCTCCATGGTGATAGCAACGGCGCCCAGTCGTTCGGCGTGGCGACGACGTTCTTCGCTGGAATCGACGTAGGTGATGTGCGGCGATCCAAGGGCCGCGGCAATCTGCACGGCGTAGAGTGCGATGCTGTGCGCGCCGCCAGCCAGGACAAGCGTCGATTGGTCTCTGTCAGCCTGGAGAAAGGGGGCCACGGTTCGCCACGCATCGCTGATGTTGTCGCTGATACTTGCAATCGCTCCTGGGTCGATGCCCTCCGGCATTGCCACCAGCATCGCTGTGGCAAAAGGAACGCGGATGCTCTCCTGAAACGCTCCGCCCCACTGCCGCGAAATGCGGCCCAGGCCATAGGCCGAAGTGAAATCGACGCTGCTGCAATTCTGACTGCTATGGCGCCGGCAGCGCGGACAGCTGCCACAGGATATCTGGAAGGGAACAATGACCCGCTGTCCAATCTGGAAGCCCTGAACATCGTCGGCCAGTTCTGTGATCTCGGCGGTGAACTCGTGACCGAAGGGGAACGGCGGCCGCAGCAGCGTCTCGCCGCGCAACATAGGCAAATCCAGGTCGCAGCGCGCAATACTTAGCGGGCGCACCAGAGCATCTCCTCCAGACAGCTCTGGCGCCGGGACCTCGCCCCACTCCAGGACGCCTTTGCGTACGTATTGCAGTTGTTGCATCTTTGCCTCCCCGGGAATAGACCAACTTGTCTATTCGATGCCTCTCAACAATAGACCGCGTTGTCTACAACTTTTTCTGGACGGCCGCCGCCCCTGCGGTTCTCATGTGTCATGGTGCGCTCCCCGGCCTTGCGTGACGGCCCGCGTGAAAGAATCCTCAGAAAGGCGGCCGAGCTATTCAGCCGCCAGGGCTATTCGCGAACCGGAATCAATCAGATTCTTGAAGAATCCGGAGCGCACAAGGCCAGTCTCTATCGCTACTTCGAAACCAAGGAGGAGCTGGCGCTCGCCTATCTGCAATTGCAGGATCAAAATTTCCGCAGCTTCCTTCGACTGGTCGTCTCGAAGAGCAAGGGGCCCGGTCACTTTGTACGCGTCTGGTCCGGATTGCTATGGCGCGAGGCTCGCGGCGGCGCTTACCATGGCTGCCCGGTGGCCAACCTCAGAGCGCAGATCGAAGAAGAACAAGAGCGGCTTCGTTCCGCGGTCGCATCTGCAATTCAGAGTTGGCTCTCGATTCTCGAGGAATACTTTGAGCTGGAGCGCAACGCCGGTCGATTGAAGGTTTCGTCAAGTTCAGCGGAACTTGCGGCGCGACTGCTGCGACTGTACGAGGGTGCGCTGCAATTGTTTCGAATGACCGGCGATCGCCAGCACTTGCGCGCACTGGAAACTGATCTGTTGCTGGCTCTGCAGGGCTAGCGATCCGCCCGCCGACGCGCGCCTTGCTTTTTCTTGCCGGGCGGCCTGGCAGCGACAGGCCGAGCTTCTCGCGAGGAAGCCGGGCAAACATCGCCCAGATAGCAGACCTGACAATCGCGGCGGCGCGCAGTGCAATGGGATCGTCCCAAAAAGATGACGTAGAGCGGCCAGCAAAGTCGCCAGGCGGGTTTGAGCAGCTGCAGCAAGTCGCGCTCAATATGTACTGCGTCGCGCGCTTTACTCAAGGACCACAATCGTGAAATACGCGCCACATGCGTATCGACCGTCAGGCCCGGCGCCTTACCATACAACTCGCCGAGAACGACGTTGGCAGTCTTGCGTCCGATGCCCGGCATCCGCACCAATTCCTCCAGCGTTTCCGGCGTCTTACCGCCGTGATCCTCGATCAGTGCGCGACAGAAGCCCTGAATGTTCCTGGCTTTGTTACGATAGAATCCGGTGGAATAGATTAGCTCTTCGATTTCTGTCAGCGACGCGGCAACGTAATCTTCAGGTCGTACAAAGCGCTCGAATAGCGCTGGCGTAGTTCGGTTCACCTGCTCGTCCGTGCACTGAGCGCTCAGGATGACGGAAATGACCAGCTCATGCGGAGCGCCGTAGCGCAAGGGACAGGCAGGCTTGCCGTAGCGACGCTGAAAGCGTCGCCATGCGATTTGCAGGAAGGCCTGCTGTTCCAGACTGGTCTCAGCCGGCTTTCAGGACGCTGAGGTCCTGGCCGTACTTCTTCATCAGGGAAACGACGCCGCGCTTGTTCAGCGTCTTAAGCATGCGCGCCGAAATGCGCAGGCGGACCCAGCGATTCTCATGCGGCAGATAGACACGCTTGGAAACAAGGTTTACCTTGAACTTGCGCTTGGTCCGCCGGTGGGAGTGGGAAATCGCATTTCCGGAGGCCGTGGACTTCCCGGAGATCTGGCACCTTCTGGACATAGCCGGGCCACAATCTGGCAGGGGCCCTTGCCAGCAATAAGAAATTGCCAGGCGGAGCCGGGCGCCCCGCACTCAGGATATGGGTATCATTCGCGATATTGAAAAGGGCGGCGGCGAGATCATTCGCGTCGAAATTACAGACTTTAAGGGGCAAAAGCTGCTGAACCTGCGCATCTGGTACACGGACAAAGAGAGCGGCGAGAAGAAGCCCACGCAAAAGGGCATCGCTCTGAAACCGGAGCTTTACGCCCAGCTGAAGCAGGCTGTGCTTGAAGCGGAGTCGGAGATCCAGAACATCCTTTCTGGAGGCTGAGTCGTCCAATGACTCCGATACTGTAGCAGAGAGCCCAGAGCTCCTCTCCCGGTATGTCGCTCGGTCCGATGAAAACCGAACCCCTCAAAGCCCCGCACGTCTGCGACCGCTGTGGAGGCAAGTTCCGGGCCGTGATCCAGGCCGAGCTGCGCGTTGTCCATCGCGCCTACTGTCCGCATTGCGGCGCCGCGCAGTATTTTGACAACCGCGACGGCGAATTGCTGCGTCTGGCGCGAGCCGCCGCCAGCGCAGCGCCGCCGATGCCAGCGCTCCGGCGACAGGAGGAACCTCGTCGTTCGCTCCCTGGCGCCGCACGCGATGCATCGCCTTCCGTTGGACGCCGCAACGCACAGGCGATTACACGCCGCCCGCGCAGTAAAGCACAAGGAAGCATCACGGGCCTATGGCAAGAACTCCAGAGACTCTCCAACTCATTCTTGCATCTCGCCGCCGGGCGCAGCCGCCATGGAAGTCGCGGACCGCTGCTGTTGGTCGCCGCCGCTGCGGCGCTTGTTTTGAGCGTCGCGCTTTTGCTGGCGGCGTCGCTGCATCTGCCGCGGCTCTACTTTCCGGGCGGGGCCGATGCCTACACGGCTCGATTGAGGTTTATCCAGCCCAACACCATTGTCGATCGCAATGGCCAGCCGATTGCCGAACTTTTTGCCGAGCGAACCGGCGCACTGCAGCCAGATCAACTGCCGCCCTCGCTCAAGAGCGTGCTGCTTTTTGTGGAGGATGACCAATTCTATCAGCATGGGGCTGTGCGCTGGAGCTCGGTGTTTCGTGCGGCGGCGGCCAATTTGCTGAGTTTCGGCTATTCGCAAGGCGGTTCGACCATCACCCAGCAGCTGGCGCGTATTTTGCTAGGTTCGCGAGAAAAAAGCCTGCTGCGAAAGCTGCGGGAAACTGCGCTTGCATACTATCTCGAGGATTCATTGAGTAAGGACGAAATTCTGGCAGCGTATATGAATCTCGTTTACCTCGGGCATGGCGCCCGCGGCTTCGAGGTTGCTTCCAGCTTTTATTTCAACCGCCAGATTGGCGAACTGAGTTTCGCCGAACAACTGGCGCTTGCTTCACTTCCGTCGGCGCCGGAGCGTTTTTCTCCTTTGCGCAACCCGCGACAACTGCGCGGCAAAATGGATCGCATTTATCTGCGCATGCGTGACGAGGGATTTCCAGTTCCCGAGCTTATCGATTACCAGCGGCAAAGCGACCTGGCATTGCGCACTGTAACGCGGCGGCCGGCCGATAGCGTCTTTGGCGTGCGCTTGAATGATGCGCCCTACGTGGCCGAGCACGTGCGTCAACTACTGGCCGAACTTTTTGGCGAAGATTATCAATTTGGCGCAGGACTGCGTATCGAGACCACTATAGATCGTCAGCTCCAGATAGCTGCCGCGCGGGAGACGAAACAATTCATCGGCGAGGTCGCTCCGAATTTTCCGCCGGCGCGTTACGTCGACGGAAAGCGCGTTCCCATTGAGGACGAGCGATTGCGCTTCGTACAGGATTATTCCAACTTCGCCATCGCTGGCGAGCTCTTCGGCATGCCGACGCCAGCTAACGTGCGTCCGCGACTGCAATCGGCATCGGCGGGCGTGGACCCGGCAAGCGGCGGCGTACTCTTCCTGCAGGGCGGCGCCGATTTTACGCCAGGCAACCAGCTGAATCGCGCCGTGCAGATGCGCAGACAGACCGGATCGGCAATCAAGCCTGTCGTCTATTCCGCAGCAATTGAAAGCGGAGCGCTTACGGCCGCGAGCATCCTGGAGGACAGTCCAATATTTGTGAGCGGCGGAAACACAGACCGCTACTGGCTACCGCACAATTTCAGCGGAGTCTATGAAGGACCCATTCCGGTGCGGCGCGCTCTGGCCCGTTCCCAGAATATTCCAGCCATCCAGGCGGCGCGCGCTATCGGGATCGATCGCCTGGGCGAGCAGTTTCAGAAGTTCTTCTTTCCCTCGGAGCCGCGTTTCGCAGCGCGCTTTCGACCGGACGAAACAGCTGCCATTGGATCGATTGAAATGAGTCCGTTGGAAATGGCTGTGGCCTTTAGCGCCTTTGCCGCTAATGGGATCATCCACCGTCCCTATCTGGTGAAGCGCATCCTCGATGGCAGCGGAAAGCTACTCTACCAGGCGGGCGCCCGCGATGAATTTCATTTCGATGCGCCGACGGAGCGCAAGGCTGTTGATGGGGCAACGGCGGAGGTCATGGTCAGTCTGATGAGCGATTCAGCGCGATTTGGCGGCGTCAGTCGCGGGGCGAGCCTGAGCAACCTGTTTGGAAAAACCGGGACCAGCAATGATTTTCGCGACGCCTGGTTTGCCGGCGCCATTCCCGGCGCGGCGGCCGCAGTCTGGGTGGGCTATGATGCGCCGCTCTACTCCATGGCTAATGGAACGGGCGCAGCGCTGGCCGGACCGCTATTCGGTCGCATATTGAATGCCGCCCCGCGGCAGAGCGGCGGCTATTACTTTGAACCCCGTGCAGTGCGACGCACGGTTTGCGAAGAAACGGGTCGTCAGCCCGGAGCTTCCTGTCACAAGCGGGTGCAGGAGTGGTTTACGCCACTGCATGGACCTCCCCCGCCCGCCGAAGAAGATCTGCGGCCGCCGCAAACCAATGATTGGAGTCTGAATCGTGATTCGGACTTTCACTGACTGTCGCACAGCTCTGGCGACACTTGGGCTGCTCCTTCTCATTGGTGCGACCCCGCTTACCGGCCAGTCCGGTCGCACGCTTTTTGAAGAAGCCTACCGCCTGGAAGGCGCGGAGCCTGATCGCGCGCTTGAGCTCTACGAGGCTGCATTGCAGCGCGGTCTTCCAGCAGATCTGGACCGCGCCGCTCGCTGGCGACGCTTCCATCTGCTGCGACAGCTCCGGCTCTATCCTGAGGCGTGGCTGGCATCCGCTGTTCTTGGAGGGCAGGCTCGCGGAACATTGAAGCAGGATATGCTTCGTTACTACAAAGTAAGCGAAGGCGCTATTGAGTCCTATTTGAGCGGGACCGCTGCGCTATCGTCAACGACAGCGCAATCGCGGGCCGCACTTGAGTTGCGCAGAGCCTTTGAGCTTGGCAGCGGACGTCCAGTTTTTCAGTCCGAGATTCTGACGCGGATGGTGCGCGCTGGCCTGGAGCAGCAGGCAAGAGAGATACTTACGCTCGCCGGGGGCGGGCTTCATCCGCTGCTGCGCGCCGACTTTTTACTTGCTGTGAACGACGTTGATCAGTCGGCAATATTGCTGCATGACTTTGTACGCCAGACGTCGTCCCCCAGTGCGGAAGAAGGCGCCCGTGCTCTCTATCTGCTGGGAAGAGTGGCGCGCGCTCGCGGCCAGCACGCTGACGCCGTGCGTTTTTTTCGTCTGGCTGCAGCCCGCTCCAGCGGCGATATGTCTTTGCGCGTCAATGCCCTTGCCGCCTACAGTCTATACCAGATGGGGCTTCCCGAGCAGGCCTTTGATCTATTGCAGGGTTGGCCGTTGCAGCGTGATGAGGAAGCCGAGCTGCTGGCGCTGACAATTCGCACTGAATTGAATCTTGATGCGCGCGCACAAACTCAATTGCGCGCCCGACGTAGCAACTTGCGGCGCGATTTACAGCACGATCCGCAAAACTGGTTGAAGCGAAAAGCTCTCTCGCTTGTTGAGGCCGGCGAGGTTGGCCGATGAAATTGAGTCGCACGGCTTATTTGTTGTTGATTGTGCTGCGACTGTTACTGGCCGGGAAAAGCTGGGCGCAACCAGTTGAAGCCTCTTCAGCGGAAAGCGATCAGGTCCAGACTCAACCCGCCCCCTTCTGGCAGCGCGAGCATGAGCAACATTTCAGCTTGCGCCTTCAGCTTGAGACTTCGCCGGCAGCGCGCGTCTATTTGTGTCGCAACAGCGTTGCGCTACAGCTGCACGGCGCAAGCCTTCCCCGCTCGCGACTGCTGCAGTTAAGGGACTGTCTTTTTCTGCCCGCCGACATTGCCAATCTGACACAGATCATTGGTCGCCAATCCGGCGACTTTGTACTGTTGCAACAATCGGCGACGCAGACAGACGATGCTCCATTTGCGGCCGAAGACGCCGATCGGATAGCCGCCCATGGAAGCCCGCTGCAGACCAAAGATTGCGAGAACAGGTCCTGGCATCTGCTTAACCTGCATAGCGACGGCGAGGGCGTACTGGTAGCGGAACTGGAAGCGCTCGCGATGCAAGGTCGCGCCGGAGCATACAGCGCCGGAATTGCCCGGGAAATTGTATTGCTGCGGCCGCCTCTGCGCCCCGCCCGTTAATGACGCGGCGCCTGGCGGCCGGTGCAGTAGCTATTCAGATTGCTCGCCGGCGCTGCGCGAGCGTCCGCGGCCGCCGCGACGCCGACGCCGCCGGCTGTTACGCTGGCCTTCGCCGCTCTCGGCGCTGCTGCTGCGCTCGCTGCGGGCTGCCCCATCCGGTTGTCGACCGTTCTGAGCGCCGCCGGCGCGCGGCTCGCCGCGACGATGGCGTTCGCCACGTTCCCCGGAACGACCGCGACCGCCGCGAGAGCGACGGCGGCGGGATTCTTCACTTTCGCCTCGTCCCGTCCCTGCCGCCTTCTTCCTGCCAATGCCAAAGAAGGCCAATATTCTTCGCCAGAGACCTGGCTTTTGCTGACGATCCGTGCGTTCCCGATTCGACCGCCCCCGTCGGCCGCGTCCACGCCGACGTCCGCCGCCCTGCTCTTCGGAATTCGCGGAGCGTCCGCTGCGATCTCCCTGATTTCCGCGCTCCTCGCGGCCGTTGCGGCGATGCTGGGAGTCCCTGCCGCCACGGCCTGCGGGGCGGCGGTATTCATCTTCATAGTCTGGCGCCCCATGCAAAGCCACCAATCGATCGCGCTCGCGCACGCTCATGGGTTCGGCTGATGGTCGCTGACCGCTGCCGCGCCGACGGTTGCCAATGTCGTCATCCAGTTCTGCTTCGGGCTCGGCTCGATTTCCGTCTACTTCGGCCTCTGATTCTCGGCTACGGCCGCGACCGCGCCTGCGGCGCGAACCGCGGCTGCGGGAATCGTCGCCTCGGGATTCGGTGGAAGCTCCGCGCTCCTCCGACTCTTCATCACGATGATTGGGATCGCGGAAAGGCTCTCGTTCTCCCTCAGGGTACTGCAGGTATTCTGTATTCAACTCGTCCACGGGTATTTTCACTCCAAGGTATCTCTGGATTCTGGGAAGGTTCTCGTAGTCCTCTTCCGAGCAATACGAGACGCTGACCCCGCTCTTACCCGCGCGCGCCGTGCGTCCAATTCGATGTACATAAGACTCGCTATCCTGGGGAAGGTCGTAGTTGAACACGTGGGTAATGTCGTCCACGTCCAGGCCGCGGCTGGCAACATCAGTCGCCACCAGCACTGTGTAGTGTCCCAGTTTGAAGTCTTTGAGCAAACGAACTCGTTTCTTTTGATCGAGCAGCGAAGAGATGCCAGTAGCGGCGATGCCCTTGCGTTGCAATACGCGAACGATGTGCTGCACGCGGTGCTTGTAGTTGCTGAAGACAATAGCCTTCATGCCAGGCACAGCCAGTATCTGGTTTACCAGATAGGGGTCCTTCTCGTGACGCCCCAGATGCAGCAATCGTTGGTCGATCTTATCTACGGCAACCGATTCTGATTCAATGCGAATCTCGACCGGGTCCTTCATGTAGTCGGCGGCGAGTCGCATTACGTAGTACGATAGAGTCGCCGAAAACAGCATGGTCTGAGCGTTCTCCGGCGCGTGCCGCATGATGTAGCGTACGTCGCGAATGAAGCCCATGTCGAACATGCGGTCCGCTTCATCGAGAATCAGATAGCGCAGCCCGCCCAGATCGACTTTGCCTTGTTTCATGTAGTCAATCAGGCGACCGGGGGTTGCCGCGATAATTGACGGTGCGCGCGCCAGCGCCTGTTCCTGCTTGCGATATTCTTCGCCGCCATAGATGGCAACGACCTCCGCCGAGCGTCCGCTGAGCATGCGTTGGGCCTCTTCGGCAATTTGCAGGCAAAGTTCGCGCGTAGGCGTAACGACCAGGGCGATGGGGCCCGGCACATTTTCGAGGTAGATCCGGTTCAACACCGGCAGCAGAAAGGCGAGGGTCTTGCCGGTTCCGGTCTGGGAGATGCCGGCAATATCGCGGCCCTCCAACAGCGGCCCCAGGCACTGCTCCTGAATCGGCGTGAGGTCGGAAAAACCGACGGCGGCGATGGCCGCCCGCAGATCCGGGTGCAGCTCGGTATCAGCAAATTTCACTGACCGCTAGGGATTGGCCAGGGGGGCCGGGGGTCAAGTGCAATGACAGAAGGCGGCAGGCGAACGGCCGCTCTCTGGCTGTGTTTTCATCGAAATCCAAGCCGAAGCGGGCCGCTGTGCACCTCCAGAGCGCTCAGCGGCAAGGCAGTGGCGTTGACCGTTACACGGGTAAAGCTGCCGGCCACTCCGCTGGCCGATGTGCAAATGGCTCCATTATTTGCTATGTCATCGCCTGCGGCGACATAGAGGCCGTTGGAGTAGGCGACGCCGCGAATCAGCTCGCCAGCGCCGCCGGTCATACAACCAAGCGCGCCGCCGGACCAGCTACTTTCCATACCAGTTACCGTGTAGTAAATATCGCCGTTGTCTCCGGTGCAAAAGAAACGATCTCCTGCAAAATAGATCTGTCCGTTGCAAGAACCGACTGCAGAGGCGCTGGCAAAGATCGCCGTCTTCAAGTCGGAGGAAAAGACTTCAACATCCGAACCCGTGCTGCCAAAGATCCAGCGATTGTTGCCATAGGCCGTCGTGTAGCCAAAAACTGAAA
Proteins encoded in this window:
- the cysM gene encoding cysteine synthase CysM — translated: MSAPASSLSQLIGNTPLVELRSISPKNSVKIYGKLEGNNPAGSVKDRPALWMIQEAEKRGELKPGMKIIEATSGNTGIALAMIASVKGYPIELVMPDGSTRERTLAMQAYGAQVTLTPAAASMEGAIDYAHEKFARGGYWMPNQFANPDNYRAHYSTTGPEIWRDTEGKITHFVSSMGTTGTIMGVSRYMKETAPQVQIVGVQPTDGSKIPGIRRWPKEYLPKIFEPARVDRLMDIDQRDAERMTRRLARDEGVFCGMSAGGAVAVAERLAAELEHGLLVTIICDRGDRYLSSDLFEEKDT
- a CDS encoding OsmC family protein, whose protein sequence is MQVELQRVGESLFEARAGSGGVARIDGPADLGGAGGGMRPMEMFLASLASCSAMDVIHILKKQRQTLADLRIKVHGVRRDATPATYKSIELVFQASGDVQLDRLQQAVQLSVEKYCSVLAMLKGEVHVAYRSELLSEA
- a CDS encoding alcohol dehydrogenase catalytic domain-containing protein; its protein translation is MQQLQYVRKGVLEWGEVPAPELSGGDALVRPLSIARCDLDLPMLRGETLLRPPFPFGHEFTAEITELADDVQGFQIGQRVIVPFQISCGSCPRCRRHSSQNCSSVDFTSAYGLGRISRQWGGAFQESIRVPFATAMLVAMPEGIDPGAIASISDNISDAWRTVAPFLQADRDQSTLVLAGGAHSIALYAVQIAAALGSPHITYVDSSEERRRHAERLGAVAITMEEFQGTHPQADIVVEATGNAERFPEAVRAVAPGGSLTPVSIFFQNDLPLPYLEMYNKSVQLNIGRVSSREIIPQALALIEKGALQPQEVTTRRVSWKQAADALLEESVKLVLDCDPL
- a CDS encoding TetR/AcrR family transcriptional regulator produces the protein MVRSPALRDGPRERILRKAAELFSRQGYSRTGINQILEESGAHKASLYRYFETKEELALAYLQLQDQNFRSFLRLVVSKSKGPGHFVRVWSGLLWREARGGAYHGCPVANLRAQIEEEQERLRSAVASAIQSWLSILEEYFELERNAGRLKVSSSSAELAARLLRLYEGALQLFRMTGDRQHLRALETDLLLALQG
- a CDS encoding endonuclease III; translated protein: MEQQAFLQIAWRRFQRRYGKPACPLRYGAPHELVISVILSAQCTDEQVNRTTPALFERFVRPEDYVAASLTEIEELIYSTGFYRNKARNIQGFCRALIEDHGGKTPETLEELVRMPGIGRKTANVVLGELYGKAPGLTVDTHVARISRLWSLSKARDAVHIERDLLQLLKPAWRLCWPLYVIFLGRSHCTARRRDCQVCYLGDVCPASSREARPVAARPPGKKKQGARRRADR
- the rpmB gene encoding 50S ribosomal protein L28, producing the protein MSRRCQISGKSTASGNAISHSHRRTKRKFKVNLVSKRVYLPHENRWVRLRISARMLKTLNKRGVVSLMKKYGQDLSVLKAG
- a CDS encoding transcriptional coactivator p15/PC4 family protein; the encoded protein is MGIIRDIEKGGGEIIRVEITDFKGQKLLNLRIWYTDKESGEKKPTQKGIALKPELYAQLKQAVLEAESEIQNILSGG
- a CDS encoding transglycosylase domain-containing protein, which translates into the protein MKTEPLKAPHVCDRCGGKFRAVIQAELRVVHRAYCPHCGAAQYFDNRDGELLRLARAAASAAPPMPALRRQEEPRRSLPGAARDASPSVGRRNAQAITRRPRSKAQGSITGLWQELQRLSNSFLHLAAGRSRHGSRGPLLLVAAAAALVLSVALLLAASLHLPRLYFPGGADAYTARLRFIQPNTIVDRNGQPIAELFAERTGALQPDQLPPSLKSVLLFVEDDQFYQHGAVRWSSVFRAAAANLLSFGYSQGGSTITQQLARILLGSREKSLLRKLRETALAYYLEDSLSKDEILAAYMNLVYLGHGARGFEVASSFYFNRQIGELSFAEQLALASLPSAPERFSPLRNPRQLRGKMDRIYLRMRDEGFPVPELIDYQRQSDLALRTVTRRPADSVFGVRLNDAPYVAEHVRQLLAELFGEDYQFGAGLRIETTIDRQLQIAAARETKQFIGEVAPNFPPARYVDGKRVPIEDERLRFVQDYSNFAIAGELFGMPTPANVRPRLQSASAGVDPASGGVLFLQGGADFTPGNQLNRAVQMRRQTGSAIKPVVYSAAIESGALTAASILEDSPIFVSGGNTDRYWLPHNFSGVYEGPIPVRRALARSQNIPAIQAARAIGIDRLGEQFQKFFFPSEPRFAARFRPDETAAIGSIEMSPLEMAVAFSAFAANGIIHRPYLVKRILDGSGKLLYQAGARDEFHFDAPTERKAVDGATAEVMVSLMSDSARFGGVSRGASLSNLFGKTGTSNDFRDAWFAGAIPGAAAAVWVGYDAPLYSMANGTGAALAGPLFGRILNAAPRQSGGYYFEPRAVRRTVCEETGRQPGASCHKRVQEWFTPLHGPPPPAEEDLRPPQTNDWSLNRDSDFH
- a CDS encoding DEAD/DEAH box helicase, yielding MKFADTELHPDLRAAIAAVGFSDLTPIQEQCLGPLLEGRDIAGISQTGTGKTLAFLLPVLNRIYLENVPGPIALVVTPTRELCLQIAEEAQRMLSGRSAEVVAIYGGEEYRKQEQALARAPSIIAATPGRLIDYMKQGKVDLGGLRYLILDEADRMFDMGFIRDVRYIMRHAPENAQTMLFSATLSYYVMRLAADYMKDPVEIRIESESVAVDKIDQRLLHLGRHEKDPYLVNQILAVPGMKAIVFSNYKHRVQHIVRVLQRKGIAATGISSLLDQKKRVRLLKDFKLGHYTVLVATDVASRGLDVDDITHVFNYDLPQDSESYVHRIGRTARAGKSGVSVSYCSEEDYENLPRIQRYLGVKIPVDELNTEYLQYPEGEREPFRDPNHRDEESEERGASTESRGDDSRSRGSRRRRGRGRSRESEAEVDGNRAEPEAELDDDIGNRRRGSGQRPSAEPMSVRERDRLVALHGAPDYEDEYRRPAGRGGRDSQHRRNGREERGNQGDRSGRSANSEEQGGGRRRGRGRRGRSNRERTDRQQKPGLWRRILAFFGIGRKKAAGTGRGESEESRRRRSRGGRGRSGERGERHRRGEPRAGGAQNGRQPDGAARSERSSSAESGEGQRNSRRRRRRGGRGRSRSAGEQSE